The genomic stretch CGCTCTGGAAGTTGTGGATCCTGCGCCGGTCGTCGTACGACGACGACAACAAGGACTGCTGCTGCGGCGGATCATCACCACCTTGTCCTTGTTGTTGGAAGCTCCTCGCTGTCCTGATGGTGACGGCGGTGAGCTGGAAGaggcagtccccgagcaccaaggAGATGCCCATGGGCACCCTGTAGCCGTTGAGTCCTTTGAGGCTGGCCGGCGAGGCGTCGGCGTCGTACCATGTCCCCGCCTTGCCCTGCAGGATGGGCCAGAGGATCGCCGAGGAGACGACGGCGCCCAAGAGCAGCGAGAAGTTGACCATGGGGGGACAGATCATGCCGATGCCCACCAGGCTGGGAGAGAAGTCGAAGTAGAAGCGCTTCTTGTAGGCCTCCAAGCCGAAGAGAGGGAATGCCTGGAAGCCGCAGTCGTTGCCTCCCGTGTAGAACCACTGGAACACCGCCCAGCTGAAGCTCCCACCCAGAGATCTCAGCAGAGTCGCCATCTGCAATCTGTAATTTTGTGTTTGTTTGTTGCATTGTCTGATTATTATAACCAACCAATTAATACTAATGGTGATTGATGCATGCATGCTGCATTATTACTTActttgctgttgctgctccGGCTGGCGTGTGGAAGCTGTTGACAAGTCCAGCTATCGCCGAACCCGATGGGAACAGCAGCTTGTAGTCCAGGATCATGACCTGCATTGATTTTGCAAGATCATCATTGGTTTGTTCTTCAAGGAAATTAAAGGAACCAGCTAGCAGAGGAGATGGTGACCTTTGTCAGGGGGAGCGTGATGAACAAGCTGGTGAATCCGGTGAGGAAGCTGAATGCCATCATCTTTCCGAGATGCAGCGAGTAGACGTTGTTgcccgtgcctgggccgccGGCCGACTTGGCGACGGGCGCCGACATGGCCGGCAGGAAGGACGTGAAGCCGCCGTAGAGCGCGAGCGTGGCGCAGGCGATGACGCAGGTCTGCACCACCACGTTCTCCTGGCGGGTGAAGGGCTGGGTGGCCACGCCGCAGCGGCCCAGCAGCCGCGTCCACGACCTGATGACGAAGAAGCTCACAAGGCTCGCCGACATGTTGAAGGACGGCACCAGGCCGATGGTCAGCCCCATCCTCATCGCCATGAAGCTGAACACGGTTCCGATGAACACGCTCGCCGTCACCGAACGCACCGTCACCTGCCGCCACCACGGCGCCGTCGACTGCCCCGCGAAAAGCGCCTCCACCGACGCCTCATCCAGTTCGTGCTCCTTGTCCCCGGCCCCATATCCATGCTCA from Sorghum bicolor cultivar BTx623 chromosome 3, Sorghum_bicolor_NCBIv3, whole genome shotgun sequence encodes the following:
- the LOC8077547 gene encoding probable metal-nicotianamine transporter YSL1, producing the protein MAVEGGGEHEHEHEHGYGAGDKEHELDEASVEALFAGQSTAPWWRQVTVRSVTASVFIGTVFSFMAMRMGLTIGLVPSFNMSASLVSFFVIRSWTRLLGRCGVATQPFTRQENVVVQTCVIACATLALYGGFTSFLPAMSAPVAKSAGGPGTGNNVYSLHLGKMMAFSFLTGFTSLFITLPLTKVMILDYKLLFPSGSAIAGLVNSFHTPAGAATAKLQMATLLRSLGGSFSWAVFQWFYTGGNDCGFQAFPLFGLEAYKKRFYFDFSPSLVGIGMICPPMVNFSLLLGAVVSSAILWPILQGKAGTWYDADASPASLKGLNGYRVPMGISLVLGDCLFQLTAVTIRTARSFQQQGQGGDDPPQQQSLLSSSYDDRRRIHNFQSEGMPLHVALAGYALLAAIATVFLPGIFPQIRFYHVATCYAIAPLMAFCSSYASGLTDWSLGTIYGKLAIFIFGAWVGEASGGAVAGLLAGGVVVVVIGNSSELMHDFKSAYLTLTSPLSMFASQVIGTTLGCVINPLLFVGFQEMAGGKDHLGEAGSLYAAPMAMAYRGIADLSVEGIKMLPKHSFMLCIPCFAAALTLDAVAAMATANDWRIKGYVPNIMAMSIPFFVGPTFAIDMSLGSLLVILWRRSNRQTANLLSVVVASGLICGDGLWALPSSLLAIFKVEPPICMKFLSYYQTEQILDNYPETI